ttgttttgttttcttttctatacaatTCTTTTTTCACTGGCtctaatgacatggcgtgcataaggaatcctcaacccagtcttaaaaatcaatctgattccgaaatgttagttcaagaagtagattgtgcttacgaatcagaatatgatgatgaagccttcgaagagattagtaaggagttaattcacttcgaagaaaaatccaaacataatttgaatgacacagaagccgtcaatttaggggacacagacaatgtccgagagactaaaataagtgtccacctcgagccaaaaatccgggaggagttaatcaaagcactcatcgagtacaaagatgtttttgcatggtcatatgatgacatgccgggtttaagcactgatttagtggtccacagattgcccactgatccagtaTTCCCCccccccgtcaagcaaaagttgaggaaattcaaaattgatatgagtgtgaagattaaagaagaagttaccaaacagttggacgcaaaggttattcgggtcacccgatatcctgtttggttggctaatgtcgtgcccataccgaagaaggatggcaagatcagagtatgcgttgattaccgcaatctcaacaaagcaagtctgaaggataacttcccactacccaatatccacattttgatcgataattgtgccaagcgcgagattggatcttttgtggattgttatgtcgggtatcatcagattctaatggataaagaagatgcagaaaagatggtgttcatcatgccatggggaacttattgctaccgggtaatgccatttggtttgaagaatgctggggcaacttatatgagggcgatgactactgtatttcatgatatgatacacaaggagattgaggtatacgtagatgatgtgatcataaaatcaaagcatcaggccgaccacgtcgaggatttgaggaaattcttccagaggcttcgcaggtacaacctcaagcttaaccccgccaagtgtgcatttggtgttccatctggaaagctgttaggattcatagtcagtcggcgacgCATCGAGTTGGACctatcaaagatcaaagccatacaagttttgccccctccgaggaataagattgaagtgatgagtctgttaggaaggctgaactacatcagcaggtttattgctcaactcacgacaacttgtgagcctatgtTCAAGTTGCTGAGGAAGGAcgttgcgatcaagtggactgatgagtgtcaagaagcgtttgataagataaaaggttacttgacaaacctacatgtgttggttccgccagaactagggagacctttgattctttacttgacagtctaggaaaattcatttggttgtgtactggggcagcatgacgtcaccggtaggaaagaacaagccatctattatcttagaaaaaagttcacagcttatgaggttaagtacactcacctggaaaggacatgttgcgccctaacttgggtggaacagaaattgaaacattatttgtcatcctacactacctacctcatttcgcgtttgtatccattgaagtatatctttcaaaagcctatgccgacaggaagacttgcaaaatggcagattttgctcatagagtttgacataatctatatgactcggactgcgatgaaagcccaagaatTGGCcaatcatttggccgagaacccggttgatgaagaatatgagccactgaggacttgttttcctgatgaagaggtgatgcgtattgatgaactagaacaggccgaaaaaccaggttggaaacttttctttgatggggctgctaacatgaaaggagtcagaataggagctgtgcttatttctgaaacagggcatcactatcctgttacggctcagcttcggttttattgcaccaacaatatggctgaatatgagacatgcattttgggtttgaagctagctgcagacatgaatGTCCGGGAAGttctggtcttgggagactcataTCTTCTAGtgcatcaaattcaaggagaatgggaaacgcgagatctgaagctcataccataccgacaatgcttgcatgacctttgtcaacggtttagatcagtggagttcaagcatattccaagggtccataatgaggtcgccgatgctttggctaccctagcgtcaatgctgcaccatctggacaaagcctatgtcgctCCTTTGCACATTtaagtacgagatcagcatgcttactgcaacatgattgaagaagaatttgatggcgaaccgtggttccatgatatcaaggaatacatcagaatggagatatacccagtgcaagccacgggggatcaaaagagaataattcgacggttggcaagcagatttttcttgagtggaggagttttgtataaaagaacaccagacctaggattgttaagatgcatagatgctagacaagctacgtctgtcatgttcgaagtacattcaggagtctgcggacaacatatgagcggatatgtgttggcaaagaaaattctccgagcaggttattattggctcaccatggagcgagattgtattagttttgtgcgcaaatgtcatcagtgccagatacacggagatttgattcattcttcgccatcggaattacacacaatgttaGTGCCATGgaccttcgtcgcttggggcatggatatcattggaccaattgagtcagcagcatccaacgggcataggttcattctggtagcgattgattatttcaccaaatgggttgaggccaaaactttcaagtctgtaaccaagaaagcagtggtcgattttgttcactcaaatatcatctatcgatttggaatcccaaaggtgatcatcacagataacggtgctaatcttaacagtaaattgatggaagaggtatgccaacaatttaagattacacatcgcaattctaccccatatcgtccaaAGGCGAATGGATCAGTTgaggccgccaacaaaaacataaagaagatacttcggaaaatggtagaaaattctaggcagtggcatgaaaaattaccatttgcgttgttgggttatcgcactattgttcGTACTTCCGTAGGGGCAActtcttatttgttggtatatggaactgaagcagtgacacctgcggaagttgaaatcccgtccctttgGATTGTCACTGAGGCTGAAATCgatgataatgagtgggtcaagacccgtttggagaagttgaatttgattgataaaaaaagattagcagcagtgtgtcatggccagttgtatcaaaagataATGGCGacagcatacaacaaaaaggtacgtcccaggaattttgaagtgggccagcaggtgctgaaacgtatccttccacaccaggctgaagcgaaaggcaagttcgccccaaattggcaaggtccattcgttgtgaccagagtattgtccaatggtgctttatgtttaacggatatcgaaggaaaatgcatagacagggctatcaattttgatgcagtaaaaagatattatgtatgatttctttgttataactgttgagtgtttgtatttggcattatttcgaaaatttaaatgacgaaggcaatttgttctactatctaaacactttaccctttgttcccctttttgagccttatttatttctttcatacccctcttttggaatcaataatgaaaaagagagaaaaagagaaaagaaaagaagtgaaaaatataacaacaaggaaattcaggtgtgaactacgtttgacctgatccctgttaagggtacgtaagcagctttacggctcggtcatagtaaaataaaagtcaaaagatccccaagcaagaaactggggtagaggttgttttgtaataagaaatgtgattccaaaagttgtaatcttaaacccatgtcaaattattttgagcctttgataccctttctttctaatcccatccaaaagcccacattgcggtccaaagaaagaccttctgatcagtttttgaGAGATGACGAGTCGAGCAaacagaggtgattcatatcagggtaatacTCCGGTCAAAGCAAGGAaatcaataaaaatgagagagtcttattggtgaaaaccttcacaggcaccataaggcgacagaagttgagagaaataaaatgagagagttttatcggtgaaaaccttcacatgaaccataaggcgatgggagttgacaGAAATGGGAGAgtattattagtgaaaaccccttgaagggcactataaggcgacaaggaattaacAGGGGGCAAACGAGATAAGCTTGATGGAAAGGATCTGTCGAGACGtcaagcagaataaagatgttATTTCGGCAAAAGAAGATGGATTGAGAGACCTTTTGAATGCAAAGAAGGGACATCAAAAAGATTGATTGgtgtaaatagactgggttgattgaTCTAAAAATGCACAACATgaccattgggatcggttataccattcaaataagtcattttctcttcaaacaatcgttcagaaagatttttcttgatctatctttcgaagtcatcatttttcatttctttttggtcaatagtagtttgttttaagaaggattttcaaagcCAACTACCAGTTGCCAACACGGTGCAAGGTAAATGGGGGTAAGACATGCGAGGATAATGTGATGGGATGAGAAAGACGTCATTGTAAGACCAAATAATGGATTGGTCTAAGTTTCGGGGACAGTATGGAGCAAAGgtggaaaacaacagttgagaggTTGATGAATATAGATTTATCACGAAGGtcggaagttatcagccaagttttaAGATGGTCGAACAACACGGAGCATGGAGAAGAGCCAAAGGGAAAACCGTCCCTAGCAGGAGCatccccacgttttaaactaacaaattctctttgattttaagcagggacaggaaatgttattgagGACAGAAAGACAGGCCACAAGAATGagcatcaaactggggcagaaaattttctttcattttggaaATTTTCTGGAAGTTAGGTACCTActtggggaagaaggaagataacaaaagtttggagaaaagtggcacccccagcagttttcggaagaaggcaaaacaagttttaaagaaagcaatttcgggaGAAAGATAATACAAGTCTTAAGGgaaatagtctttgaaggaggaaaatagcatattttttgaatgaaacaccggAGTTATCCCCGGCagtttcagaggaatgaaacactagtgttggggaagcagttctgaaagaagaaaattcaagttAGAAATGGTTCAGGAGGTAGGAAGGAACAATGGCAATAGAACGCATTTTTAAGTCataatagaagtcaggagcccgcctggataatggaggtattatatttaaattgtttattgaagtcaggagaccgcctggagaatggaggtattatattttaagaagttgtagttGTAGTCAGGAGCcttcctggagaatggaggtattatatttaagttgtttattgaagtcaggagcccgcctggagaatggaggtgttatattttgttgaagtcaggagcccgcctggataatggaggtattatgtttttaataagttgttgaagtcaggagcccgcctggagaatggaggtttttATCCTTTAAGTTGTAgtagaggtcaggagcccgcatggagaatggaggttgttatcctTTAAGTTGTAgtagaggtcaggagcccgcatggagaatgaaggtgatatatttttaagaagttgttgaagtcaggagcccgcctggagaatggaggttgttatcctttaagttgtagttgaggtcagtagcccgcctggagaatggaggttgttatatttttaagaagttgttgaagtcaggagcccgcctggagaatggaggtattatctttttaagtcataatagaagtcaggagcccgcctggagaatggaggtgttatattttgttgaagtcaggagcccgcatggagaatggaggtattatctttaaattgtttattgaagtcagggaCCCGCAttgagaatggaggtattatctttttaagtcgtagtagaagtcaggagcccatcCGGAGagcggaaggttacaacaaaaatccccagcataaactcaagtgcaaaagtcaaaagagaggcaacaatggtcaaagaaAGATAATTCGTGCtacgaaggaaaaataattcgaagctcacaaaaaggaaataagcagttccaattcggcaatcaagagaagactacgagtcaagacagaaagaaagaaacatcagaggaaacaccagtCACCAAGACGTCAAAgaaacaagagacacaagagcacgactgaagatctagataagattttgtaattcatagactatagtttaatctagcttcttgttttcttttagcatggtgtaataaagatGTTAGTAAGTAGCggcagcaacagcaacagcagtaacagtaaaaccacaaatctgtggtagtcccagctaccaaaacttcccgaactacattgacccgaTTCCCTTTtggccagggatatgtaggaaacctttgaagcagaggttcagtcaaatctttcaaaaatgcttcacacggagtagccgaacgggcaaaaattgctcatatccgctcactttatctttgcacggaaactcttcgtgtttctggacaaagaggggcagctgtgagcacgtgattttttccctacgagaactactcccaaaaattcaaaataaaatagttttgtgttgtttgtgatttatttgtatttttgtctgtgcatgtttatttctactataattaagaaaaaatacaaaaatatttgttGCAtgtgtatttaggatttaattttacaattaggaattaattaaacaatatttggatttgcgagaatgaaaatcacaaaaaatatgtacttggcatttttttgGCGTTTAATGTCAAGTTGTGtggttttattttaattggtatttaattgtgtgtgatgattgttattaggaattaattagtatttttaattaggtttataatttaatttagaatttttagttttattaattaggaaatagaagaaaaaagaagaaaaagaaacaaaatggaaACCGGATTGGGCCAAATTGGCCCCAGCCCAGTtcttacccaaaaaaaaaaatcatcccaatacccgccccaatccagtcCGTCTCCAGATATATCCAAAAGACGTTGTATCTGGCGAATAGATCCAAGTCATTGATTtgttttgatcgaacggtccagatcacccctCCCATAACTCATTTTTGACCCATTCCCTCTACCCGGTCTAACCCGATCCCCTCAcaaaatcaaacgacgtcgtttctcattagtgaagtaatccaggccgttgatcgtgaatgatccaacggccaagatcaaatccccaccccactatatattcctaaaaccTCACCCCAcaccccctaagccatacccccctCGCCTTCGTCTCTAACCTAGAGACAGGCCCAACACCCTCCGCCTTCAACCACCGCCCTCCGCCCACCGAAAATCACCTCACAACGGTTCCGGTAgtccaaacagccccaaaattacaccacagcctccccatgacgtcctctttccaaatcctgaATCAGTCTTCTTCGAATCAGTACCATAcgcttcgaatcttcaatcgaagatcagTCCCAAAACCCTAGTTCATCCGTTTGACCCCAAAGTTACACCACTGAACCACCTAGCTACCCTTGTCCCAAATCCCACCCCAGTTCTGTCCGAATCTTGTTAAAgcctttcgaatttcaaatcAAAGGCAAACCCTAAAAGAACCAAACTTCAGACTGTGTACGAAGTTAAAAATTTGAGGTTTTAACCGAATTTTGTCGAGTGTTCTctgtcgagaacactcgattaaggtccgttttgtcttcaaaatttcaagacgaaGTGTCAACTGAAACGGATTAAGTTTGGTCTGAAATTTTGAggtatttcttttgttttcctttttcttttgttgttgttttattttgactGATTAAATCGTCATTTTTGTCAAGTAGTTTTTCCCCCTTCTCCATCAGACCATTTACATAGTCCAGTTTTCTTCTGTAAATTAATAACATATGctataaatagtttcgtcgattaattcattCTTGTTTGTAGACCAGTAGTTTTGTCAAATGGTTTGATGTCGAGTGTTGTATGTACTGATCCTtagacacttagcttcagggctCATTATCAATATACTGATAGTGATCCTGCATTTTGTACAGATTTGACTTAGAAGTGTGTTAGCTTAATCCCTGTATCAACGTgattttgattcagtttcagcttcagctTTAATAATTCTGTTGGGTTCTGTGTGTTGTTAATATGATTTAAATTCAGTCCATTTGTTCCAATTTCAGCTTTAGTCATTCAGTTGTTAGGCATTTGATAGGttggattggttatagctgaggtgtttagagtttaaattcagttcatttaGATAATCAAATTAGGAATCAATGTAGTTAATTGTTAAGTGGATTGGTTATAGATGATGGGTAGTAATCATACGGGGTttaggggtaatttgggaattgaaaacttgaagaaatgggtAGTCTGAGTGTTTTGTCCACTAAGCACTAGTGTACCATTAAAATAAGGCATTTGTTTAAtaattagtggggaacaaaacataatggtatagggaggcttaaaag
The Nicotiana sylvestris chromosome 11, ASM39365v2, whole genome shotgun sequence DNA segment above includes these coding regions:
- the LOC138881150 gene encoding uncharacterized protein → MEEVCQQFKITHRNSTPYRPKANGSVEAANKNIKKILRKMVENSRQWHEKLPFALLGYRTIVRTSVGATSYLLVYGTEAVTPAEVEIPSLWIVTEAEIDDNEWVKTRLEKLNLIDKKRLAAVCHGQLYQKIMATAYNKKVAGSAICILIKKRRTLINFI